In Edaphobacter paludis, a single window of DNA contains:
- a CDS encoding universal stress protein: MAAIDLQRPVKFERIMLATDFSPASEIAQAYAVGLALHYSSTLELATIVDLSLTLPSMEVIHESTLEALRRTSENDLRRLAEHIAGITVTRKVIEGFQPASLIVEEAVNSNADLIVLGTTSKHGFKKLALGSTAEAVIRTAPCPILTVGPHVLPPPNFPVCFERIVYATDFSSQASKAAGLALSLGQTCGAKVYLCHVLTEEDKLNHDDSEARSISSLEALIPESVHDWCNPKCIVEHGKSSEAILALASRVNADLIVLGARKPSFWVEYVRTGLTPALLAAANCPVLTVC; encoded by the coding sequence ATGGCAGCAATTGACCTGCAACGACCAGTCAAGTTTGAGCGGATTATGTTGGCGACGGATTTCTCTCCTGCGTCCGAGATAGCGCAGGCTTACGCCGTCGGGCTGGCCTTGCATTATTCATCTACGCTAGAACTCGCGACGATCGTCGATCTCTCTCTCACTCTGCCATCCATGGAAGTTATCCATGAATCTACTCTCGAGGCGCTTCGACGCACCAGTGAAAATGACTTGCGACGGCTTGCCGAACATATTGCCGGAATAACAGTCACCAGAAAAGTAATTGAAGGATTTCAGCCGGCATCTCTGATCGTTGAAGAGGCCGTCAACTCCAATGCCGACTTGATTGTCCTTGGGACAACATCCAAACACGGATTTAAGAAGCTCGCTCTCGGCTCCACAGCAGAAGCAGTCATCCGCACAGCACCTTGCCCGATACTAACGGTAGGTCCGCACGTCCTACCTCCACCCAACTTTCCGGTTTGCTTTGAGCGCATTGTGTATGCGACGGACTTCTCTTCGCAAGCGTCAAAAGCGGCCGGCCTTGCGCTCTCTCTGGGGCAAACATGTGGTGCCAAGGTGTATCTATGCCATGTCCTTACTGAAGAGGACAAGTTGAACCATGATGACAGCGAAGCCAGATCTATCTCCTCCCTCGAGGCACTGATCCCTGAATCCGTTCACGACTGGTGCAATCCGAAATGTATTGTGGAACACGGAAAATCATCGGAAGCAATCCTTGCACTTGCAAGCCGGGTCAATGCCGATCTCATTGTGCTCGGGGCGAGGAAGCCTTCCTTCTGGGTTGAATATGTTCGGACTGGTCTTACACCTGCGCTGCTCGCAGCTGCGAACTGCCCGGTTCTAACTGTCTGCTGA